Part of the Paenibacillus sp. YPG26 genome, TTCAAGAAGAAATGGAACGAGGAGCCAACCCCCCTTGAGGTGGAGATGTTCCTGTATCAAGAGAACCTTAATCACTATGTCATTACGGAAGAGTATAAGAAGCTGCACCAGGATGCCAGGAGAGAAAAGGGATGACGCTGGCTCTGTCATGGATCTTCTCCCTGTTCCTGGGTTTGGCCGGGGGGATTGCCGTCGGGGGCGGAGTCATCGCCCTGTTCGTGGTACTGGATATCATTCCTCGTCTGGCCCAGCTTAGCCGCTCTTATGAGAAAGTGCATTGGTATGAAGGAGCTATGGTCAGCGGATCTGTTGTGGGTACGGTGGCTGACTTTTGGAATATCAAGCTAGGCCTGCCTTTCGAAATTATTAACGGTTGGATTGGCCTTCTGAATGGAATCTTCATCGGGATGCTGGCAGCGGCATTGACGGAAGTGCTGAACGTACTGCCTATTCTGGCAAAAAGACTTCATATGAAGCGCTACCTGTTCGGATTGCTGCTGGCTATGGTATTCGGGAAGGTAGCGGGGTCGTTGTTTGAATGGTTTGTGTATAACCGATAGAACGGACAGGAAGGATGAGACAAGCGATGACAGAACAAGAGATGGACCGTCAGGAGGAGGAAATGCAGGGGCCCCCACCGGAATTTGACCCTGGCGAAGAACAGGACCGCACAGAATCGGGAACCGAGGAAGCAGATCGTCCGAATAAGGTTGAAGCGGAGAGATCAAACAATGTAGAAGAGTCCGTTATCTACTGGCAGAAGGCGGATCGGATCAGCCAAAATCTGGATACAACAAGAAAAACTCTTGTCAAAGTGATTGGACTTGATGAGAGTTTTGATGTGAATTTTCGTGAGATGACCTTTGGCGGCTGCAAGACGGGGCTGTTCTTCATTACCGGCTTTGCCAAGGATGACATTATGCAGGAAATTATCAAGCGCTTGACCTATCTGACCCCTGAATCTTTGTCCGGTGATGCCCTGGGGGATTTCTTCGAATTCTATATCCCTCATATTCAGGTCTCCAAGGTGAAGAAGCTGAGTGAGGTTATTAATAAAGTCATGACCGGAATGAGCGCGCTCTTCATAGACGGTGAAGAAGCTGCGATCGTGATGGACACCCGTTCTTATCCGGTACGAAGCCCCGAAGAGCCTTCACTCGAGCGGGTGGTCCGCGGGGCAAGGGACGGCTTCACCGAGACACTGCTTACCAACGTTGCACTTGTAAGGCGTAGACTCCGGGATCCCGGCCTCAAATTTGAATATATCCAGGTAGGGAGGAGAACAAGGACCGATGTCAGCATAGCTTATATTGACGATATCGTTGACAAGGCTCAGGTTGATGCGATTCGTGAGAAGATCAAATCGGTGGACATCGATGGTCTGCCGCTGGCGGATAAGCAGCTGGAGGAGGCCGCAGTGAACAGCGGTTGGAACCCGTATCCGCTTGTGCGATATTCCGAGCGTCCCGATGTGGTGGCGGCGCACATTATGGAAGGGCGGGTCGTGCTGATTGTGGACACTTCACCAAGTGCTATCATTCTTCCGACAACCTTTTTTGATCTGTGTCAGCATGCCGAGGAGAACCGACAGACGGCAACGATGGGAACCTACTTAAGATGGGTTCGGTTCGCCGGAATCCTCGCATCCTTGTTCCTGCTCCCTTTATGGCTGCTTGTGGTTGTTCATCCGGAGATCAAGCCTGCCGCGCTCTCGTTCATTGGTCCTCAGGCGAACGCCAAGCTGCCTTTAATTATGCAGTTCCTGCTGGTTGAGTTCGGCGTTGACCTGATGCGGATGGCTGCCGTTCATACGCCGACCCCGCTTGCTTCCGCCATGGGCTTGATTGCAGCGATACTCATCGGGGATATCGCCGTGAAGACGGGCTTGTTCGTCAACGAAGTCGTTCTGTATATGGCTGTAGCGGCCATTGGGATGTTCGCTACCCCGAGCTATGAGCTGGGACTAGCGAACAGGCTGGTCAGGCTGCTGCTGCTGATCTCGGTTGCGCTGTTTGGAGTTCCTGGGTTTGTTGGCGGAGTGACCTTGTTTGTTGTTTTACTCACCATCCGCCGATCTTACAATTCATCCTATCTGTGGCCGTTTATACCTTTTAATGCAAAAGCGATGTTCGCCTTTCTGTTCCGTGTGCCTGTAAGCTATTCGAAGAAACGTCCTTCCTTCAACAAAACGAGGGACAACACCAGAATGCCGCGCGAGAACTGACCTTTAGACCGGTTGATAAAAAACACAAATCAAATACGCAAAAATCCATTATTCGATTTCCACTTTTTTTGTTATACTTAGTAAAATCAAATTAATCGGAGGATTGCGAATGTTTCTACACGGTACAAGCACAATCAATACACAAGGACACCTCGAAATTGGAGGCTGTGATACAGTAGAGCTCAAAGAGAAATATGGAACACCCTTATATATTGTTGACGAGGCGCTAGTTCGTCAGCGGAGCCGCGAATATGTGGAAGC contains:
- a CDS encoding stage V sporulation protein AB, whose translation is MTLALSWIFSLFLGLAGGIAVGGGVIALFVVLDIIPRLAQLSRSYEKVHWYEGAMVSGSVVGTVADFWNIKLGLPFEIINGWIGLLNGIFIGMLAAALTEVLNVLPILAKRLHMKRYLFGLLLAMVFGKVAGSLFEWFVYNR
- a CDS encoding spore germination protein → MTEQEMDRQEEEMQGPPPEFDPGEEQDRTESGTEEADRPNKVEAERSNNVEESVIYWQKADRISQNLDTTRKTLVKVIGLDESFDVNFREMTFGGCKTGLFFITGFAKDDIMQEIIKRLTYLTPESLSGDALGDFFEFYIPHIQVSKVKKLSEVINKVMTGMSALFIDGEEAAIVMDTRSYPVRSPEEPSLERVVRGARDGFTETLLTNVALVRRRLRDPGLKFEYIQVGRRTRTDVSIAYIDDIVDKAQVDAIREKIKSVDIDGLPLADKQLEEAAVNSGWNPYPLVRYSERPDVVAAHIMEGRVVLIVDTSPSAIILPTTFFDLCQHAEENRQTATMGTYLRWVRFAGILASLFLLPLWLLVVVHPEIKPAALSFIGPQANAKLPLIMQFLLVEFGVDLMRMAAVHTPTPLASAMGLIAAILIGDIAVKTGLFVNEVVLYMAVAAIGMFATPSYELGLANRLVRLLLLISVALFGVPGFVGGVTLFVVLLTIRRSYNSSYLWPFIPFNAKAMFAFLFRVPVSYSKKRPSFNKTRDNTRMPREN